From a region of the Leptospira kmetyi serovar Malaysia str. Bejo-Iso9 genome:
- the cysS gene encoding cysteine--tRNA ligase: MMEVHFHNSLSGKKEKFSPADPKRVTVYSCGPTVYNFAHIGNLRAFLFVDILRRSLKLLGYGVDMTMNITDIDDKIIRDSIASQKSIQEFTAPWTEAFFEDLKTVSAETLEHYPKATESIPEMIEIIQKLKSKGLVYEKDESLYFSIQKFNGYGKLSKIDVSGMKTGTRYDTDEYEKEDVRDFVLWKSPKVEGEASWETELGTGRPGWHLECSAMIRKVYKSGVDIHTGGVDLLFPHHENEVAQSEGAFPEETFVGTWLHSEHLLVDGQKMSKSKGNFYTLRDLIARGLDPKSIRFLLISSHYRSKLNFSTDRIAEASSNIRKIQNCLDRLLDLEPDAKADSSFVFSTESVLHWKKDFEESLADDLNVSKALAVVFESIKQINSVMDADKADSKQRMEYIQILAYYDRIFGVLDFSSEKDLIDSEIDSLIEERQTARKNKDFARSDAIRDQLLAQGILIEDTKDGIRWRRK; the protein is encoded by the coding sequence ATGATGGAAGTTCACTTTCACAATTCCCTTTCGGGTAAAAAGGAAAAATTCTCCCCTGCCGATCCCAAACGGGTGACCGTTTATTCCTGCGGCCCTACGGTTTACAACTTCGCTCATATCGGAAATCTCCGCGCCTTTCTTTTTGTGGATATTCTCCGCAGATCCCTGAAACTTCTAGGATACGGCGTCGATATGACGATGAACATCACGGACATAGACGACAAGATCATCCGCGATTCGATCGCGTCCCAAAAAAGCATTCAAGAATTCACCGCGCCTTGGACGGAAGCCTTCTTCGAAGATTTAAAAACGGTTTCTGCGGAAACTTTGGAACACTATCCCAAGGCGACCGAATCGATTCCGGAGATGATCGAAATCATTCAAAAACTAAAGAGCAAGGGGCTCGTCTACGAAAAAGACGAAAGTCTTTACTTCTCCATCCAGAAGTTCAACGGCTACGGAAAACTCAGTAAGATAGACGTTTCGGGTATGAAAACCGGAACCCGTTACGACACCGACGAATACGAAAAAGAGGACGTGCGCGATTTCGTTCTTTGGAAAAGTCCCAAGGTGGAAGGAGAAGCCTCCTGGGAAACCGAACTCGGAACCGGAAGACCGGGTTGGCATTTGGAATGTTCCGCGATGATCCGCAAGGTTTATAAAAGCGGCGTGGACATTCATACCGGCGGCGTGGATCTTTTGTTTCCCCATCACGAAAACGAAGTCGCTCAATCCGAAGGCGCGTTTCCCGAGGAAACCTTTGTCGGAACCTGGCTCCACAGCGAACACCTGTTAGTCGACGGACAAAAGATGTCCAAGAGCAAGGGGAATTTTTACACGTTACGAGATCTGATCGCACGCGGTTTGGATCCGAAGTCGATCCGTTTTCTTTTGATCTCTTCCCACTATCGCTCCAAGTTGAATTTTTCGACGGATCGAATCGCGGAAGCTTCTTCGAATATTCGAAAAATCCAAAATTGTTTGGATCGTCTTCTGGATCTCGAACCGGACGCAAAAGCGGATTCTTCCTTCGTTTTTTCAACGGAATCGGTTTTACATTGGAAAAAGGATTTTGAAGAATCCTTGGCGGACGACCTAAACGTTTCCAAAGCCCTGGCGGTCGTTTTCGAATCGATCAAACAAATCAATTCCGTAATGGACGCGGACAAGGCCGATTCCAAACAAAGAATGGAATACATTCAAATTCTTGCATATTATGACCGTATTTTCGGAGTTCTCGATTTTTCTTCCGAAAAAGATCTGATCGATTCCGAAATCGATTCTTTGATCGAAGAAAGACAAACCGCGAGAAAGAATAAGGACTTCGCGCGTTCCGACGCGATCCGCGATCAACTTTTGGCCCAAGGAATTTTGATCGAGGACACGAAAGACGGAATCCGCTGGAGGAGAAAATAG
- a CDS encoding acetylxylan esterase codes for MAISFDECFQTYPELHSPSDLDEFWSEAIRDLKNFPIKKQSKALLKGSIIKETIYDISFQSWQNATLTGTLVIPRKRGDLPVVVYFHDYGKDRPAIIKGLTETGVAQLILDLRGHGSQLVRPQLKEGEVADPDWTPGYFSKGLDGKDSFYMKGLYLDVIRAVEFLRLTDGIDGDKIILAGKSMGASLAAFGAAYTNRIKGLILETPNFCHIDDNQLKLEKSWMKEVNAQLNSSKTKKTAMKKSLAYYDSINFSKKIKIPTLVSVGMDDNISHPKSVFAFFNHLNNDKRMQVYPTEGNEAGLKGEKQNGANLEFVREIFFPE; via the coding sequence ATGGCGATCAGTTTTGACGAATGTTTTCAAACCTATCCGGAGCTTCACAGCCCAAGCGACCTCGACGAATTTTGGTCCGAGGCGATTCGGGATTTAAAAAACTTTCCGATTAAAAAACAATCCAAGGCTCTTCTCAAAGGATCGATTATCAAGGAAACCATCTACGATATTTCCTTTCAATCCTGGCAAAACGCAACCCTCACGGGGACACTCGTCATTCCCCGAAAAAGAGGAGATCTTCCCGTGGTCGTTTACTTTCACGACTACGGAAAGGACAGACCCGCAATCATCAAAGGACTTACGGAAACCGGAGTCGCTCAACTCATCCTCGATCTGAGAGGTCACGGTTCTCAACTGGTTCGCCCCCAGCTCAAAGAAGGAGAAGTCGCCGATCCCGATTGGACCCCCGGTTACTTTTCCAAAGGCTTGGACGGAAAGGATTCTTTCTACATGAAAGGGCTGTATCTCGACGTGATCCGAGCGGTGGAATTTTTAAGACTGACCGACGGAATCGACGGGGATAAGATCATCCTCGCCGGAAAATCCATGGGAGCTTCTCTTGCGGCCTTCGGCGCGGCGTATACGAACCGGATCAAAGGATTGATCCTTGAAACTCCGAACTTCTGTCATATCGACGACAACCAGCTCAAACTCGAAAAAAGCTGGATGAAGGAAGTGAACGCGCAGTTGAACAGTTCCAAAACGAAAAAGACCGCGATGAAAAAGAGTTTAGCATATTATGATAGTATAAACTTCTCGAAGAAGATCAAGATCCCCACCCTCGTTTCGGTGGGAATGGACGACAATATCTCCCACCCGAAATCCGTATTCGCTTTTTTTAATCATCTCAACAACGACAAAAGAATGCAGGTATATCCAACCGAAGGAAACGAAGCGGGCCTCAAGGGCGAAAAACAGAACGGAGCCAATCTCGAATTTGTGAGGGAAATATTCTTTCCCGAATGA
- the folD gene encoding bifunctional methylenetetrahydrofolate dehydrogenase/methenyltetrahydrofolate cyclohydrolase FolD: protein MNPVLLDGKKLSEKIRDGIRTSIEERKAKNLRIPKLATILVGNNPASETYVAMKVKACHSVGMGSEMIRLGEETTTEELLAVIDKLNADPNVDGILLQHPSPPQIDERAAFDRIALHKDVDGVTTLSFGKLSMGVETYLPCTPYGMVLLLKEYGIDVAGKNAVVVGRSPILGKPMAMLLTEMNATVTLCHSKTGNLPEVVRKADIIVGAVGKPEFIKADWISKGAILLDAGYNPGNVGDIEISKAKDVSSYYTPVPGGVGPMTIAVLLLQTLYSAKEHFTPPVK from the coding sequence ATGAATCCGGTTCTTTTAGATGGAAAAAAACTCTCCGAAAAAATCAGGGACGGAATCCGAACCTCGATCGAAGAAAGAAAAGCGAAGAATCTCAGAATTCCAAAACTCGCTACGATCCTAGTCGGAAACAACCCCGCATCCGAAACCTACGTCGCCATGAAGGTCAAAGCCTGTCATAGCGTGGGAATGGGTTCGGAGATGATTCGCCTCGGAGAAGAAACCACAACGGAAGAATTGTTGGCAGTCATCGACAAGTTGAACGCGGATCCGAATGTCGACGGAATTTTACTACAACATCCTTCTCCGCCGCAAATCGACGAACGAGCGGCCTTTGATCGGATCGCGCTTCACAAGGACGTGGACGGAGTTACTACACTTTCCTTCGGAAAACTTTCCATGGGTGTGGAAACCTATCTTCCTTGTACTCCGTACGGAATGGTTCTTTTACTCAAAGAATACGGAATCGACGTTGCGGGTAAGAATGCGGTCGTGGTGGGTCGTTCTCCCATTCTCGGGAAACCGATGGCGATGCTTCTGACCGAAATGAACGCGACCGTTACTCTCTGTCATTCTAAAACCGGGAACCTCCCCGAGGTCGTCCGTAAGGCCGATATCATCGTGGGTGCGGTCGGAAAACCCGAATTCATCAAAGCCGATTGGATTTCCAAGGGCGCGATTCTTTTGGACGCCGGTTACAATCCGGGCAACGTAGGAGATATAGAAATTTCCAAAGCAAAGGATGTTTCGTCGTATTACACTCCGGTTCCGGGCGGGGTCGGTCCTATGACGATCGCCGTACTTCTCTTACAGACGCTCTATTCGGCAAAAGAACACTTTACACCACCGGTAAAGTGA
- the asnS gene encoding asparagine--tRNA ligase, with protein sequence MSETPIVSNHDLEKHVDQKILIQGWVHGIRGSNARQFLSLRNSGRILQVLAEKEILGEEVFQTVKHLRQETSVEVAGKLVRNEKSPLGFELVMDSIRVVGESENYPITPKEHGIDFLISQRHLWLRSSKQLAILRVRDNLSFAIRKYFHERDFLLIDTPILTGSVGESAGTLFSTEYFDLGNAYLAQTGQLYLETAIFAHNKVFCYGPTFRAEKSKTRRHLTEFWMVEAEVAFASHADNLKLQEDFVKTIIRETVQNSLQDLKVLERDPAPLLAYLEKDFPVIDYTKALEILQSKGEDIVWGDDINSEREQMLTTEFGGPVFIQKYPREAKAFYMKVNPEDPKTVLNADLIAPDGVGEIIGGSEREENYENIVHRLEEEKLPVESYDWYLDLRKYGSVPHSGFGLGSERMIAWICGLQHVRECIPFPRMMERLYP encoded by the coding sequence ATGTCCGAAACTCCGATCGTAAGCAATCATGATTTAGAAAAACACGTGGATCAAAAAATCCTTATCCAAGGTTGGGTTCACGGAATCCGGGGAAGCAACGCAAGACAGTTTCTTTCTCTCAGAAACAGCGGAAGAATTTTACAGGTTCTCGCAGAAAAAGAAATTCTCGGGGAAGAAGTTTTTCAAACCGTAAAACATCTCCGTCAGGAAACATCCGTAGAAGTTGCGGGCAAACTGGTTCGAAACGAAAAGTCTCCGCTCGGATTCGAGCTCGTGATGGATTCAATTCGAGTTGTCGGAGAATCCGAAAATTATCCGATCACGCCCAAGGAACACGGGATCGACTTTCTGATTTCGCAAAGACATCTCTGGCTTCGGTCATCGAAACAACTCGCGATCCTCAGAGTGAGGGACAATCTTTCCTTTGCGATCCGCAAATACTTTCACGAGCGGGATTTTCTTTTGATCGATACGCCGATTTTGACCGGTTCGGTCGGGGAAAGCGCGGGAACCTTATTCTCCACCGAATACTTCGATCTTGGAAACGCGTATCTCGCACAAACCGGACAACTCTATTTGGAAACCGCGATCTTTGCGCACAACAAGGTCTTTTGTTACGGACCGACTTTTCGCGCGGAGAAGAGTAAAACCAGAAGACATCTTACCGAGTTCTGGATGGTGGAAGCGGAGGTAGCGTTTGCAAGCCACGCGGATAACTTGAAGTTGCAGGAAGATTTCGTAAAAACGATCATCCGAGAAACGGTTCAAAATTCTTTGCAAGACTTAAAGGTTTTGGAAAGAGATCCCGCGCCGCTTCTGGCTTATCTTGAAAAAGATTTTCCGGTGATCGATTACACGAAGGCACTTGAGATTCTCCAGTCCAAAGGAGAAGACATCGTATGGGGAGACGACATCAATTCCGAAAGAGAGCAGATGCTCACGACCGAATTCGGCGGCCCTGTTTTTATCCAAAAATATCCGAGAGAAGCCAAAGCGTTTTATATGAAGGTCAACCCGGAAGATCCGAAAACCGTTTTGAACGCGGATTTGATCGCGCCGGACGGAGTGGGCGAGATCATCGGAGGTTCGGAAAGAGAGGAGAATTATGAGAATATCGTTCACCGTCTCGAAGAGGAAAAACTTCCCGTGGAATCCTACGATTGGTATTTGGATCTGAGAAAATACGGATCGGTTCCTCATTCCGGTTTCGGGCTCGGTTCGGAAAGAATGATCGCTTGGATCTGCGGACTTCAGCACGTCCGAGAATGTATTCCGTTTCCGAGGATGATGGAACGACTTTATCCCTGA
- a CDS encoding tetratricopeptide repeat protein, with amino-acid sequence MGQNLAVSNPSSIEESAWELFETGSYEEVISIAKENPNHVFLNHLSGIAGFESGSDHGINYFLKGSSVLTPLLEAYLLKEAGKFREAAKKFHGYFKTNSVPVAYSILRTAILVSEDAVDFKVVLDLISIYKARFSNDYFCKAEFFSNYHLRNYKEALQVFAENAKRLSEERDVMGALGLALVHTGKFDEAKSVLEKIPGYEELPTFDEKKKQFSDKIASIPKMEAKRKSLSMKELIDLGFAYLFSENFKKAEEVFSELVAAHG; translated from the coding sequence ATGGGTCAGAATTTAGCAGTATCCAATCCGTCTTCGATTGAAGAATCCGCTTGGGAATTATTCGAAACGGGTTCTTACGAAGAAGTGATTTCGATCGCGAAAGAAAATCCGAATCACGTTTTTTTAAATCATTTGAGCGGAATTGCTGGGTTTGAATCCGGTTCGGATCATGGGATCAATTATTTCTTAAAGGGTTCTTCCGTATTGACCCCGCTTTTGGAAGCGTATCTTTTGAAAGAAGCGGGAAAGTTCAGAGAAGCCGCAAAGAAGTTTCACGGTTATTTTAAAACCAATTCGGTTCCGGTCGCGTATTCCATTTTGAGAACGGCGATTTTAGTCAGCGAAGACGCGGTGGATTTTAAGGTCGTTTTGGATCTGATCTCGATCTATAAGGCTCGTTTTTCCAACGATTATTTCTGCAAGGCGGAATTCTTTTCCAACTATCATCTCAGAAATTACAAGGAAGCCCTTCAGGTTTTTGCGGAGAATGCAAAACGTCTTTCCGAAGAAAGAGACGTTATGGGCGCATTGGGGCTTGCCTTGGTTCATACCGGAAAATTCGACGAAGCGAAATCGGTTCTCGAAAAAATTCCCGGTTACGAAGAACTTCCGACTTTCGATGAAAAGAAAAAACAATTCTCCGATAAGATCGCGAGTATTCCCAAAATGGAAGCGAAACGAAAATCTCTTTCGATGAAAGAATTGATCGATTTGGGTTTTGCGTATCTCTTTTCCGAAAATTTCAAAAAAGCGGAAGAGGTCTTTAGCGAACTGGTCGCCGCGCACGGTTAA
- a CDS encoding DUF1176 domain-containing protein: MKRIGFIRTRFFFLLLIVFGISIVLFWFFKENLEQASENNFASSPFIREFQFSQTSSINPNPKRTSIEWPKDCDFYARSPKENFPSSADVCAEALESLKDRLPKECDFDSARSGKDGTIDYYLYADFLKDSPIRFFPLSERKFLGELSCTSAAYNRYNVYFIYDENRLPAKTKILRFRAFRFEKEGGTISKRSFESDRLIRFYKPETKEFVAFIKYRGMGDCGEYFRYSLSESEEVVLQEMRAKLDCDETDAHSAEDVPVDWTRYEIPFDFWKFLKIEIGEKITRFANHL; this comes from the coding sequence ATGAAACGAATTGGTTTTATACGAACTCGGTTCTTTTTTTTGCTTTTGATCGTTTTCGGAATTTCAATCGTTCTTTTTTGGTTCTTCAAAGAAAACCTCGAACAAGCATCCGAAAATAATTTCGCTTCTTCTCCATTCATCCGAGAATTTCAGTTCTCCCAAACTTCTTCAATCAACCCCAACCCGAAAAGAACTTCCATAGAATGGCCGAAGGATTGCGATTTTTATGCGCGTTCTCCGAAGGAGAATTTTCCAAGTTCAGCGGATGTTTGTGCGGAAGCCTTGGAGTCCTTAAAGGATCGACTTCCGAAAGAATGCGATTTTGATTCCGCAAGATCGGGAAAAGACGGAACGATTGATTATTATCTCTATGCGGATTTTCTAAAGGATTCTCCGATTCGTTTTTTTCCTCTTTCGGAAAGAAAGTTTTTGGGAGAATTGTCGTGCACGTCGGCCGCATACAATCGTTACAACGTATATTTTATTTATGATGAAAATAGACTTCCTGCAAAAACGAAAATTCTTAGATTTAGAGCGTTTCGTTTTGAGAAAGAAGGCGGAACGATTTCCAAAAGAAGTTTTGAAAGCGATCGTTTGATTCGTTTTTACAAACCGGAAACAAAGGAGTTCGTTGCGTTTATCAAATACAGAGGGATGGGGGATTGTGGAGAATATTTTCGGTATTCTCTTTCCGAATCGGAGGAAGTTGTTTTACAAGAAATGCGCGCAAAACTCGATTGCGATGAAACAGACGCACATTCGGCGGAGGACGTTCCGGTCGATTGGACAAGATATGAGATTCCGTTTGATTTTTGGAAATTTTTAAAAATCGAGATCGGCGAAAAAATCACGAGATTTGCAAACCATCTTTGA
- a CDS encoding ATP-dependent DNA helicase codes for MNRSTKYFDKLSTIWDDFEPRKGQIQLSQKIEESLFNGTHLIAEAGTGVGKSLAYLIPAALSSMEREEPVVISTETKSLQQQLLLKDIPMVSKILGTDLRAEVAMGASNYVCKRKLNHVMRDGTFGPEMIPHIDSFNRWIRTTESGRKQEYTGTASYDFWNKITREADNCLGRNCPNFSHSYYFLEREKWKRCNILIVNHHLLAAHIASDFNILPEFSRVILDEAHNFPDIIGSSFRQEIRSQEIQKLLQQIWLPNKNTGVAVSIGSSELKDLVTKAGDSLTSFFNALSGEVPLNFYSPQRIKRPLKLDKGAFASVLAGITEILQKHLSKISKDSDDITEKESALVLEMLSGRMEEIAVGLETFRQVDDPSLVYWIEPPDQNSKEIYYKICMEPMSPDEIIRDLFASRMQSVIFTSATLSTSGNDFKYFKKKIGDLPTSNLTVPSPFPYQKNALLYVPREIRDPVADPDGYHADLAKQILWLIEMTQGNTFVLFTSFKSLKLVYEAIRPHTDLPLFSQSDLGPDGAKQMYLETPNSVLFGVSTFWQGIDIRGDKLRSVIIAKLPFQVPNDPVLETKSEKLKESGGNPFAELQLPYACTVLKQGFGRLIRSGTDTGVVSILDPRMFTKTYGKDLLKSLPPAKLIQNREDLRREFDNLPK; via the coding sequence TTGAACCGTTCGACAAAATACTTCGATAAACTTTCTACGATCTGGGACGATTTCGAACCCAGAAAGGGACAGATTCAACTTTCCCAAAAGATAGAAGAATCTCTTTTTAACGGAACGCATCTGATCGCGGAAGCCGGAACGGGGGTCGGTAAATCCCTCGCCTATTTGATTCCTGCGGCGCTTTCTTCGATGGAAAGAGAAGAACCCGTGGTCATCTCGACGGAAACGAAATCTCTTCAACAACAGCTTCTTTTAAAGGATATTCCCATGGTTTCCAAAATTTTGGGAACCGATCTGAGGGCCGAAGTCGCGATGGGCGCGTCGAACTACGTTTGCAAACGCAAGCTGAACCACGTTATGCGCGACGGAACCTTCGGTCCGGAAATGATTCCTCATATCGATTCCTTCAATCGTTGGATCCGAACCACCGAGTCGGGAAGAAAACAGGAATATACGGGAACCGCTTCTTATGATTTTTGGAATAAGATCACGCGCGAAGCGGACAACTGTTTGGGAAGGAATTGCCCGAACTTTTCCCATTCTTATTATTTTTTAGAACGGGAAAAATGGAAACGTTGCAATATCCTAATCGTCAATCACCATCTTTTGGCGGCGCATATCGCGAGCGATTTCAACATTCTTCCCGAATTCAGCCGAGTGATTCTGGACGAGGCGCATAACTTTCCGGACATCATCGGTTCTTCCTTTCGTCAGGAAATCCGTTCTCAGGAAATTCAAAAACTTCTACAACAAATCTGGCTTCCGAATAAGAACACGGGCGTAGCGGTTTCGATCGGTTCGAGCGAATTGAAAGACTTGGTTACGAAAGCGGGAGATTCTTTGACTTCTTTTTTCAACGCTCTTTCGGGCGAAGTTCCTTTGAACTTTTACAGCCCGCAAAGAATCAAAAGACCTTTGAAGTTGGATAAGGGAGCGTTCGCTTCCGTTCTTGCAGGGATCACGGAAATTCTCCAGAAACATCTTTCCAAAATATCCAAGGACAGCGACGACATCACCGAAAAAGAATCGGCTCTCGTCTTAGAGATGTTAAGCGGAAGAATGGAGGAAATCGCGGTCGGTTTGGAAACGTTTCGTCAAGTGGACGATCCGAGTCTCGTTTATTGGATCGAACCTCCGGATCAGAACTCGAAAGAAATATATTATAAAATTTGCATGGAACCGATGAGCCCGGACGAGATCATTCGGGATCTGTTCGCTTCGAGAATGCAATCGGTGATTTTTACGTCCGCGACCTTGTCCACATCCGGAAACGATTTTAAATATTTCAAAAAGAAGATCGGAGATTTGCCGACTTCCAATCTTACCGTTCCTTCTCCGTTTCCGTATCAAAAAAACGCTCTTTTGTATGTTCCGAGAGAAATCCGAGATCCGGTCGCCGATCCGGACGGTTATCACGCGGATCTCGCGAAACAGATTCTCTGGCTGATCGAGATGACTCAGGGAAACACATTCGTACTTTTTACTTCTTTTAAGTCTTTGAAACTCGTATACGAAGCGATTCGTCCTCATACGGATCTTCCTTTGTTTTCCCAATCCGATCTCGGACCCGACGGCGCGAAACAAATGTATTTGGAAACACCCAACAGCGTTCTTTTCGGCGTGTCCACGTTTTGGCAAGGAATCGACATTCGAGGAGATAAACTCAGATCGGTAATCATCGCAAAACTTCCGTTTCAAGTTCCGAACGATCCGGTTCTGGAAACCAAAAGCGAAAAGCTGAAAGAATCCGGAGGAAACCCGTTTGCGGAACTGCAACTTCCGTATGCGTGTACGGTTTTGAAACAGGGATTCGGTCGTTTGATCCGATCGGGAACGGATACGGGAGTCGTTTCGATTTTGGACCCGCGAATGTTTACAAAAACCTATGGAAAGGACCTTTTGAAGTCGCTTCCCCCCGCCAAACTGATCCAGAATCGGGAAGATTTAAGAAGAGAATTCGACAATCTGCCGAAATAA